The genomic window TTCCATCGCCCTACAGCGGTATCGTAAGGCCTATGCCGACTAATTATTATACACTTGCAGCTAACCAAATTGTTATCCCGAAAGGAAGTTTGATAGGTGGAGTAGATGTACAGCTAACTGATGCTTTTTTCGCAGACCCATTGGCTATCAATACCACTTATGTGATCCCTTTAACGATGACCAGTGTTGATCATAACAAAATGATCTTGCCTGAAAAAAAATACACATTGTATGCCGTAAAGTATATCAATACATGGCAGGGTTTTTATCTCCGCAGAGGAAAGGATGTGATTGCGGGTAAAGGTGGTAACACCGCACTCAATCAAACCGTAGTTCGTCATATGAAATATGTGGAGAATGATGAACTTAACAAGCTAAACACACGTTCGCTAACCCAGGCAGAGTTTCCTGTCACATTTAAAGTAACAGGCGGAACCAGTATCAGCCGAACCTTATTGTTAACTTTTGATAATACGGGCAACTGTACAATTGCAGCTGGTGATGCCAGTTTTACGGCAAGTGGCACCGGAAAATTTGTTAAACGGGGAGAGAAAAACAGTTGGGGCAGCCAGGATCGCGATGCCCTTTATCTGAATTATCAGATTGATCTGAATGATAGAACGGTGAATAGCGTAGATACCCTGGTAATGCGCGACCGTGGCGTGAAGGCCGAAACATTTACGCCGGTCAAATAATTAATATTTAATCAGAAAATTGAGAAAATGAAACGATTATATAAAATAGCATTTGGTCTGGCGGGGGCAATATTGCTTGCTTCCTGTCATAAATACGAGGCACTCGATTTTCAGGTGGCTAAACCTACAAGCTTCGCGGCCCAGGAGCAGATCGATGCCTATCAGCCATTAAAAACCTATATTGATAGAACGGCAAATCCTAAATTTAAATTTGGTGCGGGAACAAGCCTACAATCATATCTCTCCAAAGGCGTAATTTATAGATTAACCAATAGTAATTTTGATGAAATTACACTAGGTTATGAGATGAAACACGGTGCCGTTGTACAGGCTGACGGAAGTTTGGCCTTAACCAATGTGAAAAACCTGTTGGAGACAGCGTCTAAAGCTGGTATTACAGTTTTTGGGCATACACTCGCCTGGCATGCCAATCAAAATGCAACATATTTAAAAGGACTGATTGCTCCGGTTGTAACTCCGTCAAACGGAGGCCCAACATGGGATTTGGTAACAGGCGCTGATTTTGAAACCGATAACGCTGCAAATTATCAAACCAATACCAATGCGGTAGCCTCATTTACAGCCTTAGGTCAGGGAGCAAATGGTATAGGTAGGGCATTGAAAATAAGTAATGCAAGCGTTCGGGCTAACGATTATGACGCACAGTTATTTGTAAAATTCTCCCCAGCTATGCAGCTCAACGAAATATATGAGCTAAAAATGGATGTACGTTCCGATGTGGCAGCATCTTATCCTACACAAGCACATAGTACCCCTGGGACTTACTTATGGCATGATTTTTTTGGTACAATTTCACCGACAACAACATGGACAACCTATACCAAACAGATTACCATTACTCAAAAAGAAATGGCAAACACTGGTACAATTGCTTTTAATCTGGGTAAAACAGCAACAAATTTTTATTTCGATAACATCACGCTCAAAAAATACAACCCGCTTGGCGGCACTACAATTGTAGAAAAAACTGCCGAGCAGAAAAAGACCATTTTAACCACGGCATTAGATACCTGGATTAAAGGTATAGTTACCGCTTCAAAAGATTATGTTAAAGCTTGGGATGTGGTAAACGAGCCAATGGATGATGCAAAGCCAGCTGAGCTTAAAACTGCTGCGGGTAGAACTTCCATTGCGGCTGATGAATTCTTTTGGCAAGATTACCTGGGTAAGGATTATGCGCTAAAGGCATTTCAATTGGCCAGGCAGTATGGTAATGCGACTGATATCCATTTTATTAATGATTATAACCTAGAATATAGCATCGATAAATGCAAAGGATTAATTGATTATGTAAAGTATTTAGAAGGCAAAGGCGCAAAAATAGATGGTATTGGTACGCAAATGCACATTATAGCTACTTCTGATAAAGCAAAGATTGAAGAAATGTTCAAGTTATTGGCCGCAACTGGTAAACTTATCAAAATATCAGAATTGGATATGGGTTTTACAGGAAATATAAAAACTGCACAGGCAACACCCGAGCAATATGCAGCTCAAGCTGAGATGTACAAATATGTCATCAAGAAATATTTTGAGCTTATTCCGGCAGCTCAGCGATATGGAATCACCATATGGGCGCCTCAGGATAGTCCAGCAACCTCAAGTTGGAGGGCAGGGGAGCCAATTGGCTTATGGACAGAAGGTTTTGTACGAAAACCAGCCTATGTTGGCACAGCAGAAGGCTTAAAAAAATAAATAAATTTACTACCCGCTTAAAGCCAGGAACAACGTTAACCGTTTCCTGGCTTTTTTATTTGAAATTACCAGTAAAATTGACTCAGATCTAATTGCGGTTTATCCTGTCTCTTCCATCCACATAATTTACCATTTCATTTTCCCTGGCGCCATTTACCAACCAGATTATAACAAATTTAATATAGTTATGCAACCGATTGTTTTTTTCGAAAGTAAATGATATATTCGAATAGAAATTAATCAGGTATGAGCTTTACATGAGCATAATCTTTTTAAAAAGAAAATAACCAAATATTAAAATTAAACGATGTATTTCTGTGATGAAACTGCGGGAAGGATTGTAAGCGTCTACATTTCCCCGAAAATTATCCATTGCAATATTTTCCAGACTTTCTAAGCATGACCGTAAAATCTTATCTTCCGCTTTGCGCTTTGCTCGTTACAGTTTTGTTCACGAACCTGAAGTCAAAAGCTGAGGTAAAACTTCCACAGCTAATCAGTAATCGAATGGTGCTACAACGAAATACAGATTTAAAGATCTGGGGTTGGGCCAATGCAAATGAGAAAGTTAAACTTTCTTTTAACAATAGAAAGTTTGAGGCAATTACCGGTAACGACGGGAAGTGGTTGATTATGCTTCCCAAAATGAAAGCCGGAGGCCCATATACCATGACTATTGAAGGACAGAATTTGATTACATTAACCGATATTTTAATTGGAGACGTATATTTTTGTGCCGGCCAATCTAATATGGTGTTAGCAATGGAAAGACTGAAAGAAAATTATCCAAACGAAGTTAAGAATGATAATTTTCCTCAAATCAGGAATTTCTTTGTACCCACAAAAGCTGATGTATCCAAAGAGTCACTGGATCTGCCAAAAGGGGAGTGGAAGTTGGCATCAGGTAAAGAATTGCTTGAGTTTGGAGGAGTTACTTATTTCTTCGCAAAGAAACTCTATCAAAAATACAAAATTCCAATTGGGATCATTAATTCCAGTGTGGGTGGAACACCAATAGAGGCTTGGATGAGTATGGATGCATTTAAGGATTTTCCTGCAGCTGAAGCCCAGATCAAAAACTTTAGGGATACCATTTATATGAACAACCTAAAAAAACAGGTGCTACCTATGCCAGTTAAAACCTTGCAATCGTCCTATGTGCCAAAAACATGGCATAAGTTCTGGATGCCGGGTTATTGGGCAGATCAGGGTGTGAGAAACCTGAATGGCATCGTGTACTTTAAAAAAGAAATTGATGTTCCTGCGGGGATGACAGGTGTACAGGCAAAACTTTTTATGGGGCGTATTATCGATGCTGATTCTACTTTCGTAAATGGCGTTTTTGTAGGCAATATTACTTATCAATATCCTCCAAGAAGATACAATGTGCCAGCAAACCTGTTAAAATCTGGAAAAAATACCATTTTAGTAAAAGTTACAAATACAATGGGCAAAGGTGGCTTTGTGCCTGATAAAAATTATTCGCTACAGGCCAACGGACAAATAATTGACTTAAGAGGCGAATGGGATTACCAGGTGAACCAGGTATTTCCTAAACCAAGTTATTCCCCGTCAGGACAGCAGATTATCCAGCCAATTGTGGCACAAAGTTCTCCTACGGGACTTTACAATACCATGGTTGCACCTGCAATTAATTATAGTATAAGTGGCTTTTTATGGTACCAGGGTGAAACAAATGCAGGCAAGCCAAGAGCATACGCCAAACTGCTACCTGCACTGATTAACGATTGGAGAAGTAAATGGGGCTTAGGCAATATTCCGTTTTTATTTGCACAACTACCCAATTATATGGAGGTTGATTATGTTCCCGTTGAGAGCGACTGGGCACAACTTCGGCAGAGCCAACTCCAAACCTTAAAAGTGCCAAATACAGGAATGTCTGTTGGGCTCGGTGCCGGTGAATGGAATGATATTCATCCCCTGAACAAAAAAACAATTGGCGAGCGTTTGGCTTTGTGGGCCGAAAAGCTGATTTATGGTGAAAAAAACATTGTTTACTCAGGTCCGATCTACAGATCAGCAATAGTGCAAGGAAATAAGGTGATTTTGAATTTTGATCATGTGGGAAGTGGACTAACTGCGAAAGGTGAACCCGAACTTTACCATTTTGCCATTGCAGGTGCCGATAAAAAATATATTTGGGCTAAAGCTAAAATTGAAGGTAACACCGTAATGGTTTGGAACAATAGAATTTCCAGTCCTGTTGCTGTTCGATACGCCTGGGCAGATAATCCCGACGGTGCAAATTTATATAACGCAGAGGGCTTGCCGGCATCTCCGTTCGAAGCTGAAATAAAATAGTATAAATTAGGGGTGTTAACTATATTTACGCACAAAGCAAATATAAATCCACAGTGTACCAAGGTGAGCTAAGCAAGCCCTGCACTAGTACAATCACAATCCAGATCGCTAAAGCGTGAATCTATTGTTATGATGTTAAAACGAGTATCAGGTATAAGTGCAATGTTTCTTCTAGGGATATTGTTATTGACGTACACCATTGTAAAGGGGCAAGGTAACCCCAATTTCATTACCCTCAATACTAAAAATGGC from Flavobacterium sp. W4I14 includes these protein-coding regions:
- a CDS encoding hypothetical protein (product_source=Hypo-rule applied; pfam=PF08522,PF18620; superfamily=49785) codes for the protein MKNKVYILLALVFTLGACKNEEWAFPDNDTQTVYFAYQGPIRTITMGEDIFDTSLDNQHKFQIMGTVGGVYSNKEDITVGISVDNALTQGLSFPSPYSGIVRPMPTNYYTLAANQIVIPKGSLIGGVDVQLTDAFFADPLAINTTYVIPLTMTSVDHNKMILPEKKYTLYAVKYINTWQGFYLRRGKDVIAGKGGNTALNQTVVRHMKYVENDELNKLNTRSLTQAEFPVTFKVTGGTSISRTLLLTFDNTGNCTIAAGDASFTASGTGKFVKRGEKNSWGSQDRDALYLNYQIDLNDRTVNSVDTLVMRDRGVKAETFTPVK
- a CDS encoding endo-1,4-beta-xylanase (product_source=KO:K01181; cath_funfam=3.20.20.80; cog=COG3693; ko=KO:K01181; pfam=PF00331,PF02018; smart=SM00633; superfamily=51445), which gives rise to MKRLYKIAFGLAGAILLASCHKYEALDFQVAKPTSFAAQEQIDAYQPLKTYIDRTANPKFKFGAGTSLQSYLSKGVIYRLTNSNFDEITLGYEMKHGAVVQADGSLALTNVKNLLETASKAGITVFGHTLAWHANQNATYLKGLIAPVVTPSNGGPTWDLVTGADFETDNAANYQTNTNAVASFTALGQGANGIGRALKISNASVRANDYDAQLFVKFSPAMQLNEIYELKMDVRSDVAASYPTQAHSTPGTYLWHDFFGTISPTTTWTTYTKQITITQKEMANTGTIAFNLGKTATNFYFDNITLKKYNPLGGTTIVEKTAEQKKTILTTALDTWIKGIVTASKDYVKAWDVVNEPMDDAKPAELKTAAGRTSIAADEFFWQDYLGKDYALKAFQLARQYGNATDIHFINDYNLEYSIDKCKGLIDYVKYLEGKGAKIDGIGTQMHIIATSDKAKIEEMFKLLAATGKLIKISELDMGFTGNIKTAQATPEQYAAQAEMYKYVIKKYFELIPAAQRYGITIWAPQDSPATSSWRAGEPIGLWTEGFVRKPAYVGTAEGLKK
- a CDS encoding sialate O-acetylesterase (product_source=KO:K05970; cath_funfam=3.40.50.1110; ko=KO:K05970; pfam=PF02837,PF03629; superfamily=52266) translates to MTVKSYLPLCALLVTVLFTNLKSKAEVKLPQLISNRMVLQRNTDLKIWGWANANEKVKLSFNNRKFEAITGNDGKWLIMLPKMKAGGPYTMTIEGQNLITLTDILIGDVYFCAGQSNMVLAMERLKENYPNEVKNDNFPQIRNFFVPTKADVSKESLDLPKGEWKLASGKELLEFGGVTYFFAKKLYQKYKIPIGIINSSVGGTPIEAWMSMDAFKDFPAAEAQIKNFRDTIYMNNLKKQVLPMPVKTLQSSYVPKTWHKFWMPGYWADQGVRNLNGIVYFKKEIDVPAGMTGVQAKLFMGRIIDADSTFVNGVFVGNITYQYPPRRYNVPANLLKSGKNTILVKVTNTMGKGGFVPDKNYSLQANGQIIDLRGEWDYQVNQVFPKPSYSPSGQQIIQPIVAQSSPTGLYNTMVAPAINYSISGFLWYQGETNAGKPRAYAKLLPALINDWRSKWGLGNIPFLFAQLPNYMEVDYVPVESDWAQLRQSQLQTLKVPNTGMSVGLGAGEWNDIHPLNKKTIGERLALWAEKLIYGEKNIVYSGPIYRSAIVQGNKVILNFDHVGSGLTAKGEPELYHFAIAGADKKYIWAKAKIEGNTVMVWNNRISSPVAVRYAWADNPDGANLYNAEGLPASPFEAEIK